The Microbacterium sp. SORGH_AS_0428 genome contains the following window.
TGCCGCCTCCTCGGGCGCGGGGGCGGGCTCGCGGCGCGGGGAGAAGCCCGCGATCCCCAGGTAGACCGCGACGATCGCCGCGTAGCCGCCGAAGAGTCCGACGGCGATCGTGATGCCGGTGAGCGTGAAGGAGCCGGCCTCTTCGATGCTGTACTGCAGCGCGTAGGCGGGCTGGACGGCGAGGGTGCCGAGCGCGAGCAGCACACCCACGACGCCCACGGTCAGCCCGTCGCGTGCCTCGGAGCGCGCGACGCTGCCGCGCTCTGCGGCGCGCAGGCCCCGCAGGCCCGCGATGCCCTCGATGAGGCCGGTCACGAGCGCCCACGAGATCACGATCACGAAGAAGGCCAGCGTCGTGCGCAGGGTCGGGATGCCGGACACACCGCCCGCGATGAGGGTCAGAGCACCCAGCACGATGGGCAGGCGGCGCTGACCGGGGCCGTACACGAGCCAGGCCGAGAGCAGCCACACGATCGCCGACGCCATCGCGAAGCCGCTGAAGACCGAGAGCCCCACGGCCGCGGAGTGGTCCGGCGAGAACGTGATCATGACGGCCGCGACGGCCGCGAAGAGGGCTCGAACCAGCTGGAGGTGGCGCGGCTCGAAGGCGCGCGCGGAAGAACTGCTGGTCATGGCTCGACTCGTGAGGGTGGGTACGGCGGCGGAACGGATACCTCCAGTCTAGGTCGTGCTGATGAGGAGCCTGCCGTGAACGGACGGCGACGGCCGCGCGCGCGACACAATGAGGTGTGCCGATTCTCAACAAGGACATGACGCTGTGCATCTCGCTGGCCGGGCGACCCTCGAACATCGGGACGCGCTTCCACAACTACCTCTACGACGAGCTCGGCCTGAACTTCGTCTACAAAGCGTTCACGACCGATGACATCCGGGGAGCCATCACGGGGGTTCGCGCGCTGGGGATCCGCGGCTGCTCCGTGTCGATGCCCTTCAAGGAAGCCGTGATCCCGCTGCTCGACGAGATCGAGCCGTCCGCAGCCGCGATCGACTCTGTGAACACGATCGTCAATGACGGCGGCCGCCTGTCGGGCTCGAACACCGACTACGAGGCCGTCGCGCAGCTGCTCGCCGAGCATGCCGTCGACCCCACCGCATCCGTACTCGTGCGCGGATCGGGCGGGATGGCGAAGGCTGTCGTCGCGGCGTTCCACGGTGCGGGCTTCCTGGACCTCACCGTCGTCGCCCGCAACGCCGAGGCGGGGCAGGCGCTCGCGGAACGCTACGGCTTCCGCGCGGTCACGGAGGATCCGGCGCCGGGGCACGCGGTCATCGTGAACGTGACCCCGCTCGGCATGAACGGGGCGGATGCAGACGCGCTCGCCTTCAGTACGGCGCACATCGAGGCCGCAGAGCGTGTCTTCGACGTCGTCGCCTTCCCGTCCGAGACTCCCCTCATCCGTGCTGCGCGCGAACGCGGCGTCGCCGTCATCACGGGCGCCGAGGTCATCGCGCTCCAAGCGGCTCGGCAATTCGAGCGCTACACGGGCGTGACACCCACACCCGACCAGGTCGCGCGGGCCTCGGAGTTCTCGCGCGCCTGAGCAGACCAGACGGCCACGCACCGCGGATTGGCCCTCCTGGCGAGAAGCCCTGCGCGGGCAGACTCGGGGAATGACCCGATCCGCCGCACCCGGACTGCTCTGGGGAGCGCTCGGCGTGCTGGCGTTCTCGTTCACGGTGATCTTCACCCGGATCGCCGTCACCGCCCTGTCCCCGTTGTTCGTGGGAGCAGGGCGCGCGGTCGTGGCCGCCGCCCTCGCCGCCGTCGCCCTGGCCGCGACCCGGTCGCGTCTGCCGCGCGGCGGACAGTGGATGCGGCTGGTCGTGGTGGCCGGCGGCGTGGTGGCAGGCTTCCCGCTGCTCACGTCCTACGCACTCACGGTGGCACCGGCCAGCCACGGCGCCGTCGTGATCGCGCTCCTGCCCGCCGCGACCGCGGTCGCCGCGGTGCTGCGCGCCGGCGAGCGCCCCGGACGGACGTTCTGGCTTCTCACCGCGGCGGGGGCCGTCGCCGCGACGGTGTTCGCGGTGATCGGCAGCGGATGGGACGGCTTCCACTGGTCGGACCTGCTGCTGCTCGGGGCGGTCGTTGCGGCCGCCATCGGCTACGCGGAAGGCGCGCTGCTGGCGCGTGAGCTCGGCTCCTGGCAGACGATCTCGTGGGCGCTCATGGTGGCGGCCCCGGTGATGGCGGCGTTGACAGCGGTCGCGGCCGTCGCCGATCCACCGACGGCGTCGCCGGGTCAGTGGGCGGCGTTCGGCTATCTCGCCGTGGTCAGCATGTTCCTCGGCTTCTTCGCCTGGTACCGGGGGCTCGCGATCGGGCCCATCACGCGCGTCAGTCAGTTGCAGCTGGTGCAGCCGGTGCTCTCGATCGTGTGGGCGGCGCTCATCCTCGGCGAGCCGCTCACGTGGGCGACGGTGCTCGGAGGAGCCGCGGTCATCCTGTGTGCGGCCGGCGCCGTGCGTAGCCGCGCACGCTGACCGGCTGGCATGATCGCCTCGTGGCGACGCGCGTCGAGGGTCCGGATCTGGCGACGATCGCGCAGCTCCGACGAGCGCGCGACCGCATGGACCGCGACTACGCGAAGCCGCTCGACGTCGAAGCGCTGGCGCGCAGCATCCCGATGTCGGCCGGTCACTTCAGCCGCCAGTTCCGCCGCCTGTTCGGCGAATCTCCCTACCAGTACCTGATGACCCGGCGCATCGAGAGGTCGATGACGCTGCTGCGCCGCGGCGATCTCAGCGTGACCGAGATCTGCTTCGCCGTCGGCTTCTCGTCACTGGGCA
Protein-coding sequences here:
- a CDS encoding acyl-CoA synthetase, producing MTSSSSARAFEPRHLQLVRALFAAVAAVMITFSPDHSAAVGLSVFSGFAMASAIVWLLSAWLVYGPGQRRLPIVLGALTLIAGGVSGIPTLRTTLAFFVIVISWALVTGLIEGIAGLRGLRAAERGSVARSEARDGLTVGVVGVLLALGTLAVQPAYALQYSIEEAGSFTLTGITIAVGLFGGYAAIVAVYLGIAGFSPRREPAPAPEEAA
- a CDS encoding shikimate 5-dehydrogenase, which gives rise to MPILNKDMTLCISLAGRPSNIGTRFHNYLYDELGLNFVYKAFTTDDIRGAITGVRALGIRGCSVSMPFKEAVIPLLDEIEPSAAAIDSVNTIVNDGGRLSGSNTDYEAVAQLLAEHAVDPTASVLVRGSGGMAKAVVAAFHGAGFLDLTVVARNAEAGQALAERYGFRAVTEDPAPGHAVIVNVTPLGMNGADADALAFSTAHIEAAERVFDVVAFPSETPLIRAARERGVAVITGAEVIALQAARQFERYTGVTPTPDQVARASEFSRA
- a CDS encoding DMT family transporter gives rise to the protein MTRSAAPGLLWGALGVLAFSFTVIFTRIAVTALSPLFVGAGRAVVAAALAAVALAATRSRLPRGGQWMRLVVVAGGVVAGFPLLTSYALTVAPASHGAVVIALLPAATAVAAVLRAGERPGRTFWLLTAAGAVAATVFAVIGSGWDGFHWSDLLLLGAVVAAAIGYAEGALLARELGSWQTISWALMVAAPVMAALTAVAAVADPPTASPGQWAAFGYLAVVSMFLGFFAWYRGLAIGPITRVSQLQLVQPVLSIVWAALILGEPLTWATVLGGAAVILCAAGAVRSRAR
- a CDS encoding helix-turn-helix transcriptional regulator translates to MATRVEGPDLATIAQLRRARDRMDRDYAKPLDVEALARSIPMSAGHFSRQFRRLFGESPYQYLMTRRIERSMTLLRRGDLSVTEICFAVGFSSLGTFSTRFTELVGVPPSVYRTQDPPFREGMLPCIAKHLTRPVRNREA